In Eleginops maclovinus isolate JMC-PN-2008 ecotype Puerto Natales chromosome 19, JC_Emac_rtc_rv5, whole genome shotgun sequence, the sequence AACCTTATATTTAGCGGGGAGGGACTGGCTCGCACACGTTGAGGCTAGCTAGCCAGCTAGCGTGCTAGTTCGCAGAGCTAATGTTAACGCATGCTAACTAGGGACCTTCATTGGGACAATAACATGATGCGCTATTGTGgcttttcaataaatacatctgcATTTAAAACTGCAAGCTGACGGGCAAGGAGCGTCACAGTGGCCACAGGAGTAACGCCGAAATGCATATTATTGCTAAGATAATAGGCTTTTATCAGCTAGCTGCTTGTAGCATACGACGACAATGAGCATGTCAAATCCATGATCTGTCAAAATAGGCTAGCTTAGGCTAGCATGCTAATTCAGACGGAATTTGAGTGAGGCCATTGTTACAACATCATTTGTCCGTACGGAATTAACCAATTCACAAAGtatggtttttaaaatgaattgcatTGGACGCGGCCTTTAAAGCTAGAGGTTTAGCCCGCTAGATGCGTGGTTTGTCAACGTGCCGCCATGTAGGAAGAGTCCATTTTCAAAAAGCCGGTCTGGAGAACTCGTTCCCAACCACCACCAGTTTCCACATTGTTTGAAACAGCACTGCACGTTTCAGACTTTTTAGCACTCATTTAAGCAACAATCAAAAGACCAAATATAAGCATTCGCCCTACCTGCCGCTGGATCACCAACGTGTATGGTGTTGATTGTTTAGGAAGataaatgtgatatttaaaagacagaaaaagtgtAAAACTCCCGGCACTGATCCGGCTTCAGTCATTCACTCTTGATGATGTAAAATGGCTGCCACGTTCACGCCTCGAGTTTTGTCTCGTCGATGGGGTTTCTTGGACATCCCTGCACGGGCTTGCCTTGTATGCATTTTACAGAAGAGCAGCAGGTCATTCAAAGCATCCATCATAATTACTGACGAGGAGTAATTTCACTGAAACAGTGCCGTTGATGTGACGAATACAGTGTTGGCTAACAACACTGTTGAACGCTTCTGTACAGAAGCAAAACACttaatttaaatgcaattgTAAACAATACCTAAGATAAACAAGGAAGTGTAACAAACATGTATTAATAGTCGAGTCTAATCTACAAACccaaattaataaatataacaataataacaaatgtaatacGCTTTgacaaaatgttataaaatccCAGtccacacattttaaatctaaataaatctAGATATTGTATGTTGTAGCCTGCTCACACTTACTTATGTCTTGGGTAGGGTATTTCAGTAGTGCTTAAAGTAGTGAGGTAGATCCCACTTTCCACCACACCGTGTCACTCTTCTCATTGATTTAACCCTCATCTGCTCcaggaacaaaagaaaaggtcagAGTATGTGTATAGAAAACGATAAGATGATGTATTTAGTACAACATAAGGAGCAATGATGTGTACTGCTGAATAGTTATTTGTCTATATGTTGAGCAAAACgataaagctttttttctttactgattTTGGAAAACATTGGCTGCAACATTATGATAGGAAAGATATGTTGTATTGGTCCTGATGCATGCATTAGGCGACAAGCTggttcagataaaaaaaagttgccaCTTTTATATATTTGCTGCAATAGTTTGTAAACAATGTCATTTGTTCTGAATATCTTAAAACCTATATTGTACTCGGTGTCATCTTACAAATGAGACCTTCTGGATTCACACATTTGGACAGTCTAAAGTTAATACATTGCTGTCAATAATTATCTGAAAAATACAAGTCAGGGGCCAGTGTTGATGCTTGAAACCTTTGCAATGGCTATAAAGGCATTGCATTGACAATAGAGGTCATGGTATGAATTTAAATTGGGCTATCTGCTATTTTCCTCTCAGAGTGAATCATGCGTTTAATGTTTGGCTCATGGCTGAAGTAATAAAACTTTAGCAGGTAACTGCCTCAAACAGCCCCCACAGGTACCCAGCTGGAGGATGATGGCTGGAAGATTTAGAGGAATAACTTACAGAGCTGTTAAGGAATAAAACAACAGACTGATTTCTTGGTACATTTTTTCAATAATGTTTCataacaacattttgaatgatacaagacaagaaacaaagaacaatggCAGTGTGTAATAAATAAGTAAGAATTATTCAAAGGttagatattataaaacaatgtGTTATGCAAACAATTACTTCCAGCTTCGTTAAAACTTTGCATAAGCTCTGTTTTCTGAGACATGTGCAGACGTTCATAGACCCTAGAAAACTTCACAGGTGGAGTTCTTAATAAtatctgttttgaatttatgAGACTACAATACGTTTATGGCTCATGTCTGCAAAGAATCCACAGAAAACCTTTAACAAAGCtcggagagaaaaaaaaaatacattcagttttaaaataatggGCAGCAGATTCCTGAAGAGTAGAATAACACATCTGTACAGCTTCTAGATAAAAGTATCAGTGATCATGAACTGCAAGAACTATAAAATATTTTGAAGTTCTTTAAGTCAGCAGAAGATCCAGCTTCTGTATTCATATTCATCTGACATCATATTcattgacaataaaaaaaaaaagggctctAGGACTTAATTAAAGTATTACGGTTTTAGCTGGTCACTTATAGATAttgcaattaaaatgttctaTGTTTAAGATACTAACAAATTACCTTCAACCCATACAGGAAAACATTATGGCATTTTGTTTGTCTATCCCTGACaatgtttactttgtttctAGTGATAAACAGCAAAAAAGAGCCTCTGATGACCAGCCACTATTTCATGGCTATTTAATGAGATAAAGGGCTATTAGTGTTCCTATATTAAAGATCTCTCATGCCACCGTGTGGAGACAGAGTTCCAAGCAAAATGATCTGGCTCATGAACAACTAAGTAAAACATCTGTtcatccatttgttttttatacctCCTTTTATTGCACCTATGTTTACACAAAAGGAAAGGTGTGTTCAGCTGTATGCATGTGACATTTCTTTTGGTAATGCATCCTTcagaaattcatattttttaaatattattctgaaatgaaaatctctttcatttaataaatatatttaggcAGCCCTCAGTCTTGGGAATGAGCCAGGATTGTTACTACAGTGCGCTCAAACTGATacaatacattttctcattagCTTCGTAGCCAAAAAAACTACAGGTCTCAGCTAATTACCTGATTTGTTGTGTGGTGTCAGTGACAAGTTGATGCCATCGAGTAACCTTCGGCTTTGAACTGAGCCTTCTGAGTACAGACATGACCAGCTAACCTCTCTGTCACCCGGGCTCTCTTAACAGAGCAACAGTGACAGTCTAGACACCAGAGCACTTGAGATTATTGATTCACAAGCATATGGCTACACAatttatatacagtggaggaaataagtatttgatcccctgccaatttagttagtttacccacttacaaagaaatgaacagtctgtaattgttatggtaggtttattttaacagtgagagacagaatatccccccaaaaaatccagaaatgtacattaaaaaaatgtgcatttaattgggggaaataagtatttgatccccttgcaaccaacaagaattctggctcccacggactgGTAAAaaagtcctctcgctttaagaaagtgcTCCTGATGTCAACTTGTTACCtagataaaagacacctgttcacagtcaataaatcagattacaacttctccaccgagggccagaccatagacaggtcttgtgatcatggtggaactaatgtctacTCTAGGACATCAcggacaagattgtagacctgcacaaggctggaataggctataagaccaccagcaagcagcttggtgagaaagagacaactggtttgcTTATTAGAAAATAGAcgaagcacaaaatgaccatcaatcgccctcagtctggggctccaccatctaagatcttgtctcttggggcatcaatgagcatgagaaaggtgaggggtcagccaataactacacagggGGGgcttgttaatgatctgaatgCAGCttggaccacagtcaccaagaaaactattggtaacacactgcgccgtaatggatgaAAATCCTGCGGCActcctgctcaagaaggcacatgtacaggctgcctgaagtctgccaatgaacctcagagaaggcttatgagaaggtgatgtggtcagatgagaccaaaatcaagatctttggcatcagtttgacatgttgtgtttgaaggAAGAGAAAGGCTGCCTATGACCCCAGGAACACCATCtccagcatcaagcatggaggtggaaacaatatgctttgggggtgtttctctgctaaggggacagggcgattcactgCATCGAAGGGATGATGGAGGtggccatgtatcgtaaaatattggctgatgacctccttccctcagccaggacactgaaaatgggacatgataggtcttccagcacgacaatgacccacAACATATGGCCAaagcaactaaggagtggcttAATAAGAAACCCATTTAGGTGATGGAGTGGCCTAGGCAGTCTCCGGACCttcatcccatagaaaatctgtggaggaagctgaagcttccagttgtCAAACATCAGcttccaaaccttaaggatttggagagaatctgcagagaggagtggatcaaaatccctcctgagatttGCGCTAACATGGTGATTAACTAtaagaaacatctgacctctgtgctgtctaaacaaggctttctccaccaagaactaagtcATATTTagcaaggggatcaaatacttatttcccccaattaaatgcacattcatgtatatgttttttttttatgtacattcatagattttgtttttgatattctgtctctcactgtgaaaataaacctaccataaaaacgacttcatttctttgtaagtgggtaaactaactaaattggcaggggatcaaatacttatttcctcgGCTGTAACACTGTTCAACATCTCTCTGGTTCTCATCCTCACCCATCCAGATCAATGTACCATACAAAGACTTTGCACCATTTCTCCTTTCATAAATCTGAAGCCTGTGAAGCCTGTCAATGTGATTATTCAAATATAGGGCGATGAAAACTGCACATTAAACTAATCTTCTGTGCCTTTTTTCTCAGCTGGTTGTCTTTTTTGCTCAATATCTCATCTCTTGTATCTTAAACACAACTCATTCCTCATGAGTCCATGTTGAtttcaagctgttattttataCAGGGCTGCAAAGAGCCAAGTATGGTGTTGTATAAGAATATATAAGGTATGATCAAAAGGTTGTCAGATCTTTATTGATATTACTCGTGGTCATCAGTTAATGCTTTTTATTCTTACACATTTGTTGTTCAGTAGGATAGGCCATTGTTCtaaaaaataatgttacaaTGATGTGTTACAGCTACATTGGATTTTACAGGACATTTACTTTGATGTCAGTAAAATTACATGTGCCATATGGCCAAAACATTTAATCTTCCACACTTATTAAGTTACGAGTCGAGGCCGAGGATTTATCTCCAGCACAACCAAGGACGCAGGACATGAGTACTTAAGTAAACACACTGACGAAATACAAAGTCAATGCATATTCATCCTTGACATTTCAGATGTTGGAGGCGAACAGATGGATACTCCTTAGCAACTATCAGATATCTTTCCATTTGTTTATAACTTCTTCCATCCATCAATTCCTCAAATGTTGAAGAAGCGATGGCATTAATAGATtatgcaagaaaaaaaacatcatgtaaaggaaacaaaaataaatgactgctGGATTGGAGTGTAGTCACATTTATACACTGATAAAAACTGAACTGATGTTGTGTAGAATGAACTCTAGTGAACTCTTAAATCGTTTATTTCATTAGTGTAGCCAGGATGCAGCAGCTCAGTGTATTTGAGCTTGAATTTAAGAAAACATAGTATCCCCTATTCAGTTACATTTTACAGAGTTTTGAGTCATTTAAGATGTATCAATGCCTCTTGAAAATGGAAGGTAACATACAGCTCTTGTCATTGTCAAGGGAAAAGGAAATCTAAAGTCTACAGGTGCAATTGTTGAAGAATATTAAGAATAGAAAACTTGTgatataaagcaaaacaaaacataaaactatTGACCCTTCTTTTGCTGTgacatgacaataaaaacaaccagCAGTTACCAAGTAACAAAACCCCATGGATTAAATGCTGCATCAATAGTCAGGATGGAACGATGGTGGAGGTATGTTTTGACTTTCCACGACCATTTTGTCCTTTCAAGGGATTATGTGGAAAGTAGCAAAGTGGCCAGAGAGTCACTGAGATCATTGATAAGGTTGGTAGGTTTCACCTAATCCAGGAAGTGACCACAGACTGAGGGACACAGATATAAAACGACATGGAAGGAAGCAAAAGTCCTGAGTAAAAAGCCATCCTCTACAGAGACACAATGAAGAAGGAACTTTCTCACAACATGGTAATGCTCTATCTTTATGTCTGGCTTACAAATACTTTGATCAACAGAGTTTGGATTGACGgttttcttttgtctctctTAGGTGACTTATGCAAGCACGATGCACTCAGTGAAATCAGCTGGATTGTCTCTGCTTCTGatgtcttttcttctttatgtAGCTGATTCTTACCCCAACATTGATTTACCAAATAGTAAGGTTTCTTTCAAATTTAAGTACAAATGCATTATGTACTATCATTTccaaaaacaaagtgttaacTTGTAAATGGCACCACCTGCCTCTGGCACTGTATCACAAGCTGTCCATAATCAATAGTACTGTCTTTCTGCAGTGGGCTGTGATGAGTGCGCACTGAGAAGGAACAACAATTTGCCTGGCGACCAACCGATCTACCAGTGCATGGGCTGCTGCTTCTCCAGAGCTTACCCAACACCTCTCAGGTCCTTGAAGAACATGAGGACACCAAAGAACATCACCTCCGAGGCAACATGCTGTGTTGCGAGGAACAGCTACGAGGTAGATGTAAAGGTACAgtaacagaaaatacatttgtcagGCAAACTTTTCTATAAATATTTACTTTGCATAGAGGTTATATTTAGATTGACACGAGTGATAGCAAATAACAGACTCACGCTGACTAACTGTTTCACAAAATTTGCAGAGAAAACCAAAATTCCTCACTTAAAATATTGTTGTTCAAGTTGAATCTCTTTTTTTGTAGAGCTATTTTCAATTCTTACTTCATGTTCAGATTGGTTTTAAAGATATGTCAGTGGATTTGGTCATCAGTCGGGGAAGAAACTTCTTTAAAGATAGGCTTACCTGTAGGTGTAGGTACGTGTTAACCTAAATAATTTCTAATTATGCtgtactttatacttctaaCCCATTGCAATTCTGAGGataatattgtataatataACAGATACAGTTGCAGTGCATTGTTAAAGATTATACAGTGGTTCCCCACCGtattaaaagcttttatttcattgtaatagagtcattttaaaactgtgatATTGTTAGTTTTACTTAAATGATATGGGCGCTTCTTCTGCTTTtaccaatgtttgttttaaattaggttgcagtttattttagttttctgttgTAACGGTGTTCAAAACATTTAAGCTGCTCAGATAGATATGAATGGGTTAAGAATAACATGTGTCTTTTCCTCATCTTTGCCCCTTTTAGTCGGACGTGATTAATATAAAGGTATTAAACCATACAGCGTGTCACTGCAGCACCTGCTACCATCACAAGATATGAAGATGGACTTGGAGACCTTTCTGCAGCGCTTAACTTGGCAACaaactgtgtttctttaaaatgtatgttgatatgttgccagATAATGTTTTTATAGCAATACTGTCTGTATAATAAGCCTGTATTTTAGTtggtagatttattttattcattgtagattgaaaagcaattaaaatgtGCAACCCAGATGTTGCATTTTCATGAATGCGTCTTACTCTGAATGCATGATATTGCGTTGTGTGTTTTGAGTGCTCTTTAGTGCGTTACGAAACACTCAGTTGTTTTGGTCCAGTATTTCcgctaaataaatataatggaaTAGTAAGATAAGTAGCTGtcttaaagtaaaacaaatcaaaatactATGAGGTTGATAACAGGTTTGTGACATGAGGAATCTGATAAAATATTTCAAGAAGCCAATAAATAATAGTActaaaattgaaaatgaaagctGTGCAAATATGCGGAAAAACAAGGTACAATAATGGTAATTTGAACCCCACGGTAGCTGCGCAAACTTTATCTGCTGATGAAGATTGAGTAAAATGATCAGAACTTCCCAAAACCTTCAGATTATAAATGgttgagaaataaaatgtagtaGATGGAGTAGGGTAGGGAATTTGGGTAAATCAAGCAATTCGGTGAGTGGAATAAATTAGATGCATTTTGAGGATAATATTCAACTTCAAGATATCATATAAGTGCTATACAATAGCCTTTGTGGCATTACTCTTTTTAACATTGTatggaaaacaataaaaacataatcatAATGCTTTGACGCCACtcatgttaacatgctaacttACATGTTGCCTTGAGGCCAGATGTTTAACCAGGAGTCTCAGCTGACTGACCCCTGTGATTGAACTGCTGAAGTCACACTGAAG encodes:
- the cga gene encoding glycoprotein hormones alpha chain — translated: MKKELSHNMVTYASTMHSVKSAGLSLLLMSFLLYVADSYPNIDLPNMGCDECALRRNNNLPGDQPIYQCMGCCFSRAYPTPLRSLKNMRTPKNITSEATCCVARNSYEVDVKSDVINIKVLNHTACHCSTCYHHKI